A section of the Saccharopolyspora gregorii genome encodes:
- a CDS encoding GTP-binding protein codes for MDSVGYRAPQGGARGPVAPQRGATTSAKIVVAGGFGVGKTTFVGSVSEIVPLTTEAVMTEASAGVDDLAATPDKRSTTVAMDFGRISLDSDLILYLFGTPGQQRFWFMWDDLVKGAIGAVVLVDTRRLADSFSAVDFFEDRGLPYLIAVNCFNGELQHRMEEIREAMAIGPHVPIGPCDARDQQSTKQALIALVQHAMRHWQQQGQPGGQQIAR; via the coding sequence GTGGACTCCGTCGGCTATAGAGCTCCCCAAGGAGGCGCTCGGGGGCCGGTCGCCCCCCAGCGCGGTGCCACGACCTCGGCGAAGATCGTCGTCGCGGGCGGATTCGGTGTCGGCAAGACGACGTTCGTCGGCTCCGTCTCCGAGATCGTCCCGCTGACCACCGAGGCGGTGATGACGGAGGCCAGCGCGGGCGTGGACGACCTCGCGGCCACACCGGACAAGAGAAGCACCACGGTCGCGATGGACTTCGGCCGCATCTCGCTGGATTCGGACCTGATCCTGTACCTGTTCGGCACGCCCGGGCAGCAGCGCTTCTGGTTCATGTGGGATGACCTGGTCAAGGGCGCGATCGGCGCGGTGGTGCTGGTCGACACCCGGAGGCTGGCGGATTCGTTCTCCGCAGTGGACTTCTTCGAAGACCGCGGGCTGCCCTACCTGATCGCGGTGAACTGCTTCAACGGCGAACTGCAGCACCGCATGGAGGAGATCCGGGAGGCGATGGCGATCGGGCCGCACGTGCCGATCGGACCGTGCGACGCCCGGGACCAGCAGTCCACCAAGCAGGCGCTGATCGCCTTGGTGCAGCACGCGATGCGGCACTGGCAGCAGCAGGGACAACCGGGCGGCCAGCAGATCGCGCGGTGA
- a CDS encoding DUF742 domain-containing protein, protein MPEQSRGAFGAPEREPEPQAEVPAAIRSYTWTGGRTRSNYELQMETLVSTSEAYRPGSAGRMEHESIAEMCRHPRSVAEVGALLSVPIGVARVLLADMAELGMVTVHQTVTESGSAPHLLLMERVLSGLRRL, encoded by the coding sequence GTGCCGGAACAGTCCAGGGGGGCGTTCGGCGCACCGGAGCGAGAACCGGAGCCGCAGGCCGAGGTTCCCGCGGCCATCCGCTCGTACACCTGGACCGGTGGCCGGACCAGGTCGAACTACGAGCTGCAAATGGAGACGCTCGTGTCCACGAGCGAGGCCTACCGGCCTGGCTCGGCGGGGCGGATGGAACACGAGTCGATCGCTGAAATGTGCCGGCATCCCAGGTCGGTGGCCGAAGTCGGAGCGCTGCTCTCCGTTCCGATCGGGGTGGCTAGGGTGTTGCTGGCCGACATGGCGGAACTGGGGATGGTCACCGTGCACCAGACGGTGACCGAAAGCGGTAGCGCACCACACCTGTTGTTGATGGAAAGGGTATTGAGTGGACTCCGTCGGCTATAG
- a CDS encoding roadblock/LC7 domain-containing protein, with the protein MTPQETMSRRFGWLVTDFTQRVAGVAHAIVVSADGLLLTASANLPQDRAEQLAAVSSGLLSLTNGAAKCFEAGEVTETIVEMQYGTLIQMGISDGSCLTALAAPQCDMGLIAYEMAMLVERVGQMLTPELRHQLQGARNPFSRPAAVR; encoded by the coding sequence ATGACTCCCCAGGAGACGATGTCCCGGCGGTTCGGGTGGCTGGTGACGGACTTCACCCAGCGCGTCGCCGGCGTGGCGCACGCGATCGTGGTGTCCGCGGACGGACTGCTGCTGACCGCTTCGGCGAACCTGCCGCAGGACCGCGCGGAACAGCTCGCCGCGGTCTCGTCCGGTCTGCTGAGCCTGACCAACGGTGCCGCGAAGTGCTTCGAAGCGGGCGAGGTCACCGAGACCATCGTGGAGATGCAGTACGGCACGCTGATCCAGATGGGCATCAGCGACGGTTCCTGCCTGACGGCGCTGGCGGCGCCGCAGTGCGACATGGGCCTGATCGCTTACGAGATGGCGATGCTGGTGGAACGCGTCGGCCAGATGCTCACCCCGGAGCTGCGGCACCAGCTGCAGGGCGCGAGGAATCCGTTCTCCCGCCCGGCCGCGGTGAGGTGA